The following DNA comes from Musa acuminata AAA Group cultivar baxijiao chromosome BXJ1-4, Cavendish_Baxijiao_AAA, whole genome shotgun sequence.
CAAGTTTATACTCCATTGGTTCGCTATGCGGATCCCACGTAGAAGATAGTGGGACCCAAACGTAGAATCAATGGAAAGCATTGCGTGTTGCACAGGAAAGTAAGCGGCAACGGTGATGACTTGGGATCGGATTCCGAGCGCGTGTACGCAGTTGGAAATAAGTCGGCATTGTTGGAATTAATGATATCCCAATCCTTTTCATATGCAAATTACATGTATCTGAATCAATAGAAAGCCATTACACATCTAGATTTTAATTTAGCGTGGAAATTTTAGAGCTTATCTACACACTTATAATTAATCTTTCATCAATTCGCTAAATATTTTAGTTGTCATTACAATTCTAAAAATTTCTACCCAAAATTGCTATGGTGGTGATTAGAATTTACTAACGCGAgggatatatttatttatattttaaattttataatattgagTACTAATCATGATTAGTAGtgctaaactatatatatatatatatatatatatatatatatatatatatattctcaattcTCATCCATCCATACATGCATGGAGGCATAAAGTTATATTTttctaaaggaaaaaagaaaaagaaatctggTGCTTCTCCATTCATCATGCATGAGGGCAAGTAGCTTCGACAACCTTTATTCATCAAAAGAAATGCTTCCTTTTATCTGTTGCAATAGACGAGCTTGATTCATTCTTTCAGTTCTCCAATAGTGGAAGTCTACGGGCAAAGCAGCGCACTAATTAAAAGGAATGGATCTTAATGGACATGAATTGATGACAAACCATATCAGGTGGAATCTGGAGCTAACCGTCTCAGCCTATTTCACTCACCACTTGTGTAGCCATTAACTAAAGCGTATACAGGTTTGGTGGGAATGTGTTGTCGACAATccaaagtagaagaagaagaagaagaagaagaagaaggtagcaGCAGTTACttattcttcttttccttcttctcgaGTTCCCTTGTGGAGGCTTTGCCGCTTCCTCGATGCCTTCTGCTGCAGCTCTGCGCGATGATACTACTCTTGAGCGGATTCAGCAATGCTGCTCCCATGACAGCAAGTTTCGCCACAGTGGCGGGCACTACCCAGTGCTTGGACTGCATGCAGAACAACATCAAGTCCGAAGACGCAGTCAAAGGTATACATCAACAATTATAGAGTTCCCGAAAGAAAGATCAAGAGAGTTAGAGTTGTTGTTGGTTTGATTCAAGCAGGACTAAGTGTGGCCATCAAGTGCAAATTAAGCAACGGGGAGTCCGAAACTAAAGCCACTGCTGCGGTCGAAGAAGGGGGAAGTTTCAACGTGTAGATCCCGAGCGAGCTTAAGGGCGAGTGCTTCCCGCAACTCCATGACGCCCTGGACGTGCCTCGCCCCGGCGAGAACGGGCTGCGGCCGTCCAAGCTCGTGATCAAGTGTAAAGAGGAGGGAAGGCATACGTTCGTCGCAGCATCAGGGAAACTCTCGTTCTCGCTGGCGACGCGTGCATCGGCATTCTCCTGGCCATTGTTTGAGCACCCAGCAGAGTGGCATCGTCTCCACATGCACTTCCTCCCCTGGCACGACTGCACATTTCCTATTGCCAGGATTACTGGAACAAGCCTCGAGTCATTAGAACATTGATTGAGTCGGTGAGGCAACAAATCGAGCAATAATttgtttaatattatatatatttattaaaatatataaatatttttataatataattaaaggTAAATTCTCTAAAGCATCTTGATTTTTCACTTTTTCCTAGAGTTCTTTTTGTTTTATTTCACCTCTTATATTttaagaaataagattattcttaGCTTCGACACGTGTAGTGTCCATCTTCGTGCCACTCATGAAGGTCTCATCATCGTTTTCTTCATCTCTATCTCATCGGTGGAGGTCTCACCATAATCCTTGTAGACCCCACAAGGCCTCTCATTATCATCCTAGTTGCCTCCGCCACTCCCACAAAGGCCCCGTCATCATTCTTGAGTGTCATCACTCATAGGCCTTGTGAGGCTCCTTGTCATTGTCCTCGTCATCACCTGCATCCCCATGATGACATCATAGAGCATCCTCTCGAACGCTCTCATCTTACTTTTTATCTCTTGCTCTCAAAGTTCGCTCTACACATGCTCtcttgagaagagaagagaagaatataggACAAAAGCAACAAAGACGGTAACGAGAGGCCTCACAATAGTGGGGCATTCACTAATAGTAAGCCACATTTTAGAAAATAAGAAGTGTTACGtgagaataaaataaaaagattagGCTATGCAAGAAGAAAAACATGAGTTTCTTTTTTAGAAATTATCATATAATTAAAGAGGATGATAAAGGGTGAAAAAAGTAgcaaattttcttctctttcatcctaataataataaaaagatagaTGTCTTTTGAAAAAATGTCATATATAAAAAGATAGATTcttgtaataaataaataattgaagTCATTTTAATTTTCTGAAACTCCAATTGACTGAATTGTTTAGGCACTTgaacaaaaaaatctttaaatgTCAATAAAAAACAATAATAGCAAAGCAGTTGTGTGTTCATACCTATTAGTTGTAGCAATTAACCTATTTAGGTAGTGTCTAACAATCATAAAGCGCCAATTAGAAGGCCACTTCTCAAATCACGCTTTTATTGTAGAacgaaaaagaaaattaattttacaaGTTAAAACTCTCGGCAAGATGAGACTTATCTatcaataattaaaaagaaattaCTGATTAGTCACATGGTTGAAAATTAACCTACTATCTTTGACTTAGGGTTAAGCATTTTTGGAACTCTACTAATTTAATTAGTTGGAGCCTACATATTATTATAACATATTTGCTAAGTTAATAATccattttcatcaacaaaataatCTGAAAAATCTGGCATTATAGGGTTATGATCAGAATGTATGGAGCTATTAGTTATGAAAATTTGCATGACGTAGAGCGATGTTATCCTATGCCATTAGACTAAAATATAGATTACCCTATGTAGTTAGATCTCCTGAGTATCATAGtctctagatttaaaaaatttatattgaaatccctaTAGTTATGAGAATAAAACATCTAGGTTTATTTATCCTAACGTCATCGATTTTACTTACGGAAatacaaaaataatagataaaaagataattttaatatctcaattgATGGCAGCGGATGATATCAATGGTGACGAACGACGACGCTGTTGGAGGTCATGGGTGATTGCTATGGATAAGGAGAGTAGTGGTGAGAGATGAGGGTTGCTCTACATCTGCGTCGACGTTGATGCAATTGTCGAGTGACAAAAGGGCCACTTGATATCTACATCAACGACCCTTTCGTCACTCGGCAACTGCATCGACGCCAATGCATATGCAGAGCGACAAAAGGGTTGTTCGGCTATTACGTCGGTGTCAACGTAGTTGTCAAGCGACATCACTCTATATCTGCATTAGTATCGATGCAGTTGCCGAGCAATAACTCTCTACATCTACGTCGATATTGCTGCAAATGTCGAGTGACTCTTTCATCACTTAGTAACTACGTCGATGATGATGCAGATATAAAACGACGAAATGACTGCTCGATAACTAAGTCAGCATCGACAAAGATGTAAAATAGCTCTCATCTTTGATCTTATTCATAATTATCACCCATGGCCTCTAGCGATGTCGTTGTCAATCACCACCAATATCGTCCACCATCATCAATTGAAacattgaaattatatttttaactagtattttcatattttcattgataaaatcgatattattatgataaataaacataaatatattatttttataattataaaatattttaatataaaatttctaAGCCTAAAAATTAAAATGTGAAGATCTAATAGATAATTAGCCCTAAAAGAGGAAACTTTTTGGTCCACTCATTGTACGAAAAACTTTCTATttagtttcatatatatatatatatatatatattgaagggAATAATGCCAACACAGATTATCTCTTACAAAGAACAATTTTTGGTCCCTCACACTAGCAATCTCGATAGGCTTATTTTTGTTGTTAAGGTTTATAGATGATAATAAATGAAAGCACTTTGTTGCTTTCATGTTGCAAGGTGGCGTTGCGTCCCATCAATTCGATTCCAACCTCAGGTCTATCCCTGTGGCGGGGTAGATGTCGACGCAGTCCGCCCAAGGGTTGCAGCGGCCGcagacgccgaccgcgacgtcccGCAGCGCGCGCCAGACCGCGCTGTTGCACTTGAACCCGGACCCGAAGCCGATCTGCAACACCCGGTCCCCTTGGCGCACCCGCCCCTGGGCCTCCGCGTAGGCCAGCTCGTACCACAGCGAGCTGCTGCTGGTGTTGCCGAACCGGTGCAGCACGCTCCGCGACGGTTCCATGTCCGCCGCGCCCAGCCTCAGGTTCTTCTGGACCTCCTCCAGCACCCCCCGCCCCCCGGCGTGCACGCAGAAGTGCTCGAACGCCCGCCGGAAGTTCGGGATGTAGGGACGCACGCCCCTCAGCCTCAGCACCCGCCGCGCCACCAGCGTTGCCAAGAACTTGAGCAGCTCCGACGGCGGTAACACCAGGGGCCCCAGGGTGGTGATGTTGGTCTTGAGTGCGTCCCCGGCCACGGCCATCAGCTCCCGGGCTAGGGACACCCCGACTGCCCCGCGGTCGTCCTCCCGCTGGTACACACACCCGTAGCAGCCGTCGTCCGCCCCCTTGTGCGTTCTTACCGCGTGCACCAGCCGGTACTTGGCCCGCCCCGCGTCCGCCCGTCGGTTGGACAGCAGGACGGCGGCGCCACCCATCCGGAAGATGCAGTTGGACAACAGCATGGAGCGTTCGTTGCCGAAGTACCAGTTCAGCGTAATGTTCTCCGTGCTCAGCACGACCGCATAGGCGTTGGGGTTCGCCTGGAGCAGATCCTTGGCGAGGTCGATGGAGATGAGCCCCGCGCTGCAGCCCATTCCGCCCAGATTGAAGCTCTTCACGTCTTCCCGCATCTTGTAGTGGTTCACGATCATGGAGGCCAGCGACGGGGTCGGGTTGAACAAGCTGCAGTTAGCAATGAGGACGCCAACGTCGCGCTCCGGGTCGACGCCCGTCTCCTCGAAGAGGGCGTCGAGGCAGCGGAACATGACGGCCTCCGCCTCCATCCGGGCCTCCGCCATGCACAGCCGAGGGGGCCGCGCCTGCACCCCCGGCGGCAGGTACGTCTCGTCCCCCAGCCCTGATCGCATCGTGATATTGGTCTGGAAAGCGAGTGATTCCCCGGTGAAAATGTGGGTGCACTCGGTCATCTCCAAGAACCCCTCCTTGGAGATCTTGTGCTCGTCCTCGGGCCTGTAGCAAGCGAAGTCCACGAGGTAGACGGGGCGCGGCCGCCTCAGGTAGTAGGCGCCGAACAGAACCATCAGGACGGCGACGGAGGCAAGGCCGGTGGCGGGGTCCAAGGAGAGAAGCCGATCGAGCCGTAGCGTGGCGGCAACGGTCGCAAGAATGAGGGGGGCCAGGAGGTAGGCGGTGGGGACGGCGGCGTAGTGGAGGCCAAGCTTGACGTACTTGAGTTTGACGGACTGGAGGAAGTCGGGCAGGCGACGGCGGATCTTGATGACAATGGAGGAGCCCCCGAAGGCCATTTCGGCGGTCAGGCACTCGCGGCCCATCACAGCGGGCTCCGCCGTCGCTGCCTCCATCCTAATCCACTAGACAGGGATGGTGGCACCAGCGACGGCCAGTGAAGGAAGATATATAAATGGTAAGAAATCAATGCAGTAGGAAAAGACGAAGAAGGACGGAGAGTAAATGTGTGTGCGCGCCGACGGCAGCAGCGGTCGTGGATGGGACAACGGTAGCTGGAGAGAAGATTTGGGAGGCGATGGGTGAAGCAGGTGGCCGATATTAATTGGAGATCGCTCAACAACCAGGCAGGGTGGCGGGCGGAAGCTGCGTTGACGCGTTCCGTCTCCGCCATGATTAATGACGGACGCTCCTTCCTCCCGAGCTTGACTTGACCAGAAAGAAATACAAACATTTTGACATATTTATCCTTCAACAGTTTCCAAATAACATATTTGTCACACGTACGCTTTTCCCATTGATTCATATCAGCGTCTTCCTCTGCTCTCCAGGCGCTGTTCATCCTCTCGATGAACTCCTCTGCCCTCTTATGCAGCTCAGCATCTTCACTATTGGAGACTTGTATCTAAGTGAAGGGTCAACTCTGCTCTGGAAGAGAACATCGCATGAAGAAATTACAGCGACAATAAGGCGATTGCTGACAGACATGCATAAGAACAATTTTGATAACAATATAATACAAGGTAAGCATGTAAAGCATAGATCCCTTCAAATTCTAAGACTTCTGGTTCACGACATAAGTTATAGAAATTGATTGCATCTTTTAAGCCAATTAACTGTACATAAAAAAGCACAGATGTTTGCAGAGCTTGTTTGTGCCTCAAAAGGAACAACAATTTCACGATTA
Coding sequences within:
- the LOC135668757 gene encoding 3-ketoacyl-CoA synthase 1-like, whose translation is MEAATAEPAVMGRECLTAEMAFGGSSIVIKIRRRLPDFLQSVKLKYVKLGLHYAAVPTAYLLAPLILATVAATLRLDRLLSLDPATGLASVAVLMVLFGAYYLRRPRPVYLVDFACYRPEDEHKISKEGFLEMTECTHIFTGESLAFQTNITMRSGLGDETYLPPGVQARPPRLCMAEARMEAEAVMFRCLDALFEETGVDPERDVGVLIANCSLFNPTPSLASMIVNHYKMREDVKSFNLGGMGCSAGLISIDLAKDLLQANPNAYAVVLSTENITLNWYFGNERSMLLSNCIFRMGGAAVLLSNRRADAGRAKYRLVHAVRTHKGADDGCYGCVYQREDDRGAVGVSLARELMAVAGDALKTNITTLGPLVLPPSELLKFLATLVARRVLRLRGVRPYIPNFRRAFEHFCVHAGGRGVLEEVQKNLRLGAADMEPSRSVLHRFGNTSSSSLWYELAYAEAQGRVRQGDRVLQIGFGSGFKCNSAVWRALRDVAVGVCGRCNPWADCVDIYPATGIDLRLESN